The genomic segment TCCACCAAAGCGAATGTGTGGTTGCCACAAAACTAAATGGAGTAGTAATTACTTCGCCAGTAATATTCAAAGCCTGTAACGCTGAAATTAAAGCTAGTGTCCCATTAGAAAACAAAGAGATATATTTTACACCTAGATATTTTGCTAACTGCTCTTCCAACTCTTGATGCAAAGGACCATTATTGGTTAACCACTTATTTGCCCAAATTCGCTCAAGGTAAGGAATAAACTCCTCCAAAGGGGGCATACATGGCTGCGTTACTGTTATCATTTTTTTTATTTCTATATGTAGAATAATGTTTTTGTCTTGTAAATCTTAGCTTTAGCTTTTCAAACTTAAATAAGCTGCGTTCCATTAGCCAAAATAATTTATAAAAAATTGGATAGTGCTTTAATCTATTTATTTGTTCTAAATTAAAACTGTACATATCATAATCTACTAGTATCCGTTTGGGTATTAACTCTTCAAGCACTTTCCTTCGTTCAACTTTGTCTAAATCAAAATTAGAACAACTAATACCTGATGTATCAAAAAAAGTAACAAATACATCAACAAAAGATACTTTCACTTCATGCAAAACTATAACATTAATATACCATTTCCAATCAGATACAATTTTCAAACTTTCATCATAAAATCCGTATTTATCGAAAAGTGAACGACGAATATATGCAGATGGATGCTGAATCGTTGACTTATATAATGTATGTAAACTTAAAGATTCAATTATATTATTATCTACATAAGCCATACTATTAACTTGTACACTAACTTTTCGACCAACTAAGATATCATTATTTGCTAGCTTTGCAAGCATCAAATCCACTACCCTCTCATCAACAAGCCAGTCACCGGAATTCAGAAACTGCACATA from the Candidatus Delongbacteria bacterium genome contains:
- a CDS encoding glycosyltransferase; protein product: MKLSIITINYNNAAGLEKTMQSVLSQTSQEFEYIVVDGASTDGSIDIIQQFNNSTIQQFNWVSEPDNGIYHAMNKGIRMAKGDYVQFLNSGDWLVDERVVDLMLAKLANNDILVGRKVSVQVNSMAYVDNNIIESLSLHTLYKSTIQHPSAYIRRSLFDKYGFYDESLKIVSDWKWYINVIVLHEVKVSFVDVFVTFFDTSGISCSNFDLDKVERRKVLEELIPKRILVDYDMYSFNLEQINRLKHYPIFYKLFWLMERSLFKFEKLKLRFTRQKHYSTYRNKKNDNSNAAMYAPFGGVYSLP